GCCTTCTCCGGCTCGGATCCATTCGCGGACCTGCCGTCGTCGAGGAGCAAAAGCAGCCGCTTCCCTATCAATTCGAGAGAGTCCCCCATGGTTTGCTCGCAAGCTAGCTGCCTTTCAGTGAGCCACCATGAACAGTGTACGGTAACTTCTCCGCTTGGGATGGCAACTCAAGAACGGAGACAACAAGCGGAGGAAAGCTGGAAGCGACTTCGTGTTGAATGTCGGTGCACAAGAGAGCCCGCTTCAGCCGATGCACCCGGGGGCACGCAGCAGCGGACCGAGTCACGCCAGGAATTCACACAGTCGAGATGTTATTGTCCTCGATGCTAACGCGACTATCCTGCTCTGTCCGCCATTGAGTCCTGCAACAATCAAACGCACTCCTCGTAGACGGGCAGCACTGCGGAGACACCAGGCGAGGGTGCGGAAACAGCGGCCTCCAGCGGCGCGCCCGGGAGTCGGGTTAGTGACTGCTGTGTGCGCTGTAGTTTTCAGGGTTTCCGCAGTGTTGAGGCAGAGCTGGACAACCTCGCCCTAAAATAAAGAcgtaaaaaaaagtataatctattaaataatacattatttCTATTAAATAGGAACTAGTAGGTTAATGGTTTTGAAAGCAATACCAACACTGGTGTTTAGTGGTTCAAAGAAAAAATCACAatagtaatttattttttagataaCATAcccaaacattttaattattattccCAAAATTGGATGTTACAattttgaaatataaatgtttcatttccGTACTGCAATATCTCATATGACATTTGAAAAATATTAGCTTACTTCAGACACAACAGTATAGGATACTGTTGTGTCTGAAGTAAGCTAATATTTTTCAAATGtcatatatttaatttgtaaaGTTATTGTCATCCACCAGATAAATAGATCATGAGATGAGATGCCCCACAGTATGGCTGGCTCACCTCCTGGAGAAATTTCTTAtgatctttaaaaatgtacaaaaaaaaacattaccatGTTAAAAGCAATACTTTtgcttacaaacacacatatattgtCACACAACCTGCAGAAAATCCCTTATCTATatgattttaattcattttacttTTGGAACAAATACATGTCACCCTGTGgtaaaaataatttacaataataattcTAATAAATATTGCCACATGTGCTTATTAGGCAGGTTCAAGCTTTTTTCACTCAAGAAGCTCAATGGGCAGGTTTTTGAATAGTAGATGAAATTCTGTCCACCAGGTTTTGAGGTACAAATATCTGGTATTTGTGGCACCTCCTATGTTTGGGGCTCAGGATGCTTTGGTAAACCTGTTCACAACCTCAGCCTGAAGATATATCTAGAGTTGTATGATGATTGGACCAATGGTTATTGAGTTTAGGCCAATTTATTCTAAGCCCCGCCCTTTGAGAGGATATTATGTTTGATAGCGGCCATGTTTTGCTGTATACCCAATTTGGTCTTGATTGAATcaaatttgactgtttttcagtGGCGGAGCTATATGGGCCAAGAGGCTTTCTTGTAGAGCACATACTCTGTTTGGGGCGTGGCCTTTTCAAAAGTGTATTTTTGGGCGTTAACTATAGCGCCACCATGAGGCAGCCTTTCATCTGAAACTTGGTGTGTGCGTTCAGGAGACAGGCCAGGATGTCTACAGTGAGTTTAGTCATGATTGCTCAGTGGCATCTTCAGTTATGAGCCAATAAGTGATAGCCCACGCCCACTTGCACCAATCAATATGGCATATGCACACCAATAATGGTGAAATTTTGTCCCGCGGATTTTCAGATATGCGATTGTGGCATTTTTGGCGCCCACTATTGGCTGTGTTCAAAATGCTTTGGTAGACATATTTCCAACCTCAGCCTGAACATATCTACAGAGTTTTATGATGATTGGACTAATGTTATGTTATAGAGTTATGGCCAATTCATCGTAAGCCCCGCCCTTTGCAAGGATATTTTAAATGATAGCGGCCATGTTTTTCAACTGATCCTTCTCATTTCTAAGAGGCATGTGTATCTCTGACCCATGATGCTGTATACCCAATTTGGTGTTGATTGAGTCAAAAAAAGTGGATGTCACTTTACTGTTtctatggaagccctaaagggccatgcattcatacattttatttcctccgttttcccgtgataacgagttaatttcatttgttttctcgagatctcgagttattatctcgaaataacaactgccgttttccgAGATAACGgtataattttctcgagatctcgagataacgaaactttgttttcccgagataacgatatagttaattcgagatctcgagataatgactgtgatatgataggcctgagattatggagacgcccgggacctcgtagctggtcagctatgtagttaacgacgacatcaggctcacttagattgcgccgccgatatagctgaagctaaccgtctttttagattacgcaactaatgtgtatattatctgtaatagcaaggcataatgctatttcagcctgtgtcaggccttgattgaaaagatatgtgacgcggtgatcgatatgctcctgctcctctgacattgctacactgaatgatgtttcctgcaatgatttaatatactacactatcgttttgttttctcaagatctcgagaaaattataccgttatctcgggaaaacaacagttgttatttcgagataataactcgagatctcgagaaaacaaatgaaattaactcgttatcacgggaaaacggaggaaataaaatgtatgaatgcatggccctttagggcttctgtagttTTCCACTTTATGCTAATTAGCaaaacatccatcacagtgGCCCCACAGGCACTCAGAGACTGTTTTTGTAGAGCATGTTGAGCTGTTGAGTGTCCAATTTCATGTCGATCACACTTATTTTGTTTGGGCTGTGGCCTTTTGATTTTGTAATAGCGCCACCATGTGGCCGATTTGGCTCGTATTTCCTGGGAAGCATTTGCAAACAATATGATCATTGGGCCAAGTTTCATGTGTGTAGCTCATTCCAGCTCACAGGAATTTGAGCCGTGACGCAAGACAAATAATTTTGAACTAACACAAAAGCAATGGGGCTTGAACCCTAATAAATAGCACTGCACATCATATGTTAAACATACCTAAACAGGGCAAATAAAATTACACATGCAGTTATACAAAACACAaccaataaacagaaaatacaaactgCCATAAAGGTACCCTTTATTACTcattgtatttccattttaatcaAAAGTCATGTCAGTTTGAATTGTAGGGGTAAGGAGTTTCTCATATTGACCTCTTGAACAGAGCAGACTATTAAAGGCCGATTAAGAGTTTTCAAGAATGAGGTTTCACCATGTCATTGAGCACCTTAGGGGCCTGGTTATGTTAAGTTTAGTGCTTGCAAATgtaatttatatttcatttctttcattattcATGTTATTTTCTCTAATAATAGTAACAGTAATAGTAGCACTGTTGTTTTTGATTGTGCCCACTAGAAGGTGCTACACTGCCACTAACTCTTCATTGCAGTGAGTGGAGGGTCAGTGATTCTGTGGATGTTCTGTCGAAATGAATATTTGTGATTCCTCTCAgtaaaaaagtgaatatttacATTCATCCAGACACCACAAAGAAAGTAGCCTGGGAGCTATGAAGCAGTGAGTCATCAAAGTCTAGGATAGAGAGACAAAGTGGAACCATCTAACTTTAATCTATAAATATGTAGAAGTGTGACTTCTATTTTGGTGAATATAAAGCATCATAACCTTTTCATACTGTGATATTTATGGCTGTGTATTTTTGCATTTGGTCCGTGAGTCCTTTGGACACAAATAAAGCTGTGTCAATACTGGTGAAATTATGCTCTGGCATACACAAATAAGTTGACTTCATCATGTATTACTGGAACCGTGCAAATCAAGAATGTTGTTTGGTCTCACAAGAGTTTTAAATATAGACAATGCTTTTACATAATAACACTTTCCAAATGAAACGCCGTGCAGCGGATCAGAGTAACACAGACGTTTTCTATTTGAAAAACACACCTCCAAATTTATTCATGAGTTATACAAGATAAGGTacatcatacagtatatacaaaatctcaacattaaaaatatcaaaagagataataatacaaatattttcatttctatAAAAACCTGCATCTTATTATAAAATAGGCCGGCCTCTTCAGGACGGCTCTTGGCCTCAAGTCAGCCATTAGGTGTTTCTCGTGAAAGGTGATATTTATAAATCGGGGTGTGAGGTTATTTTGAAAGAGCCGCATGTGCCAAGCATGTATAGGTTACCTATGTAAACTAATGCCTCCATGCCTGTAAAAGTATGCAGTATGTGCAAGGACTTTTGTGTGCAGAATGTGTATGTGCATAGATGTGAGAGTGTGTTGAAGATTTGTCATTCTGGTCGGCCGCTATCAGCGTATGTTGTTGATAATCATAACAAGTCTCATACAGGTGTTTGAGGGGACAGTTTTTCTATCCTGCATCGATGACAATTTATAAAAGTCACTTTTTATCTGAACACATTCAAAGTGTGATCTCAACCTGTCCAACACCCTGCTACAATCAGACTTTCATTTCCCTTTATTGGTATTAAAATACACCCAGAGGAGTGCACACTCTTATAAAAGCGGGctgcacaggtagtccagcaAGTCTTAAatttccacaaacacacaaatcctTTGTATTATCGAGGAAGTGCTCAAGATGCAGCAACATTTTTCAGTCCAGCAGTAATAACATGAGAGTCCCAGTGTTGAATACTGGCAGTATCTGTTAGGGTTTGGCTGATGAACAATGCCATCGTTCATCACAGATGGCTGACATCAACTGCTGAGCCCCAACCAtcgtaacattgtgatttaaaaggtgTCCCACCAGAGAACACAATAAAGttgtgtgtcccctcagagtaGCCGTAAGGCGGAAGTTTGTGATATGTGGGTGAGAAAGTGAAGAGAAGTTTGTTGCTGTTCAGTTCACTAACATTACATCTCCATGTCCCGTTTGTTATTGTCTGATTAAACCAGCTCATTGAGGCAAACCCAAGACACTCATTTGTGGCAGCGTTGTTGCTTGTCTACAGACCGCTGTTAGTGTGTTTCTTTCAACCGTGTAGTTGTTATTCACATTTGCTTAGCCTCCTCAAtatagctagccagctaactttgtttcaagcttctgaggctgaacacagctaTATTACGGACACGTGGTGCCGAGACACAAAGACGCTTTTTAACCCAACACGGGGATGTATGTCAGGGGTGACTGAAGACAGTTTTCTCTGCTTGGTGAGCATTTGGAGGGTGCCGTCAGAGCGGCAGTGGGAAACAGCTGTGACTGTTGCCTTACggcaacactgaggggacacactgCCTCAAATTCAGAAACACATGTTACTAACCCCCCAACCCCACCCCCAAACAACAATGTCATCGTTCATcatgatgtttcactgtggaaaTCGTCATATGCCAGTTTGGCAGATGTTGCCAAACCCTAGTATCTGTGCTTGTGTGCTCCTTGCAGGTTACTGGACTCTCATACAGCTGTGTGGCACACATTCAGCCTGTTCCTCCAGCTCAGGGCACGGGACGCCAGCATTCGCCGGCCGCAAGAGGATGTAACGTGTGCGGTGGCGGACACCGCCTCTGGAGCACGGACCTAGACACAAACCCCAGGATGACCAGAGAGACACTTCACAGTCCAGTGGTGTCGCTGAATAGAGGGAAAAGAGTTGTCAGAAATATACAGCATGTGagagtaaagaaaaacagaatctGCAGAAACAAGGGCTTTTTCTGTTAGCATCTACTTTCATGTGATACAAATTAATCCAATAGTATTGCTCATTTTGACCCTTTGCAGGTAAAATGTTTAGGGCACATGTGATGCTGTGGTCTTACCTGAGAAACGCTGGGGGCTGATAGAGTTCGGGAGGATATGATTGGACATTGGGGCCTGGCGGTCAGGTGATCTGGTCTGTCGAGTGATCTTTATGCTGGCGATGGGTGGAAGCTCCTTTAAGCGTGGATAGTAGAAGGAGTTGGCTGGATGGTTTGGCATCTGAGATGTGATCTGAAGTCGGCAAAGAGCAGTGAGGCATAATTCATCAAGAGAGCCAGCGGATTCTCAGCAAAAGTTCAAGAGCACAATAGCCCACTTTAAAACATATGCTGGGAGAGGATAGATGGTGTATTATGTAAGAGAGGCCCTTTTTTTACTCTAATCATTTCAGGTCAGGCACGAGTGCCGCCAAGTAATCATTTCAGTGAAGACAGCTAGGAATGATGCCCCAAATGAGCCACGCTGCAAACCTATTTTAAGAAGACAAGGGCCATCCACCTTGCTTTGTCTTTGGAATAAACGCACAAATGactaaagtaatgagtaaatgtGCAAACAAATGATGGTTTTTGTACTTGAGGATATTATAGTTCAcctttgtgatgttttcaggTGGGCTGGTGGGGAAGTTGGGAGAGGAGAAAGTGAATCCACTGTCTGTCCCCGAATCATAAGGCTGGAGGTCAatggtcacttcctgtttccactGCGTGCCCTCGCAAAGGTTCAGGCTGTCCACACCGACGAACCAGTCAGGGCTGGGGATCATTTTCACCAGCAGGGACAACTGTGGGTCAGAAAATGGAGCGGGAATACAGTTAGTTCAAACTAACTCAAATGAATTGTAACAACTCTGTGATCCCTTAACTTTTTACCATGCACCATCCTCAGGTCAACATtttttgtccaatactttggtttatggcTGGAAGACTAAGAAGGCTCCAATCAGCTGCCTCAGCTGTACTATGTAATTTGTGTTCGTGCTTAAATGTTAGAATGCTgaaatgctaagctaagatggTACACAAGATAAACATTATAACTGCTAAACATTATCATGTTAgcatactgatgttagcatttagcataaAGCACTGCTTTGCCAAAGTAGTCTCAGAGATCTCCAAGCATGACTGTAtgttttggttggttggcttttgattggttggttggtcggttggttttggttggttggtgtcattttgttttttggcccTGCTGGACCCAGTAGGCTTGAGTGGTAATCTGAGCACAGCTATGATTATTTTCTGGCTGTAATCAACAGTTGAACTGTAGCACTTTGGTAACTGTAACACAATCAATTGGTCTTAAGAAAGTTGATTACCCCTCCAAAGTACTGTTGTCTgtttatatatactgtgtgtcgAGTTAAGTTAAAGGAATGATAGAAAGATATGaagttacacacacacgcactgttGATGTCAGGATTTATAAACTTTGTAATTTATAAATGCATTAACTGGGGAATGCATGTGTACATGCATGCACCCTATCAGTTTCCTGTGCAGGGTTAgactgtctcctgtgtgatggATGTTTCCTCAGAGCTGGTGACCTCATACAGGAAGTGGCCTGCATGGGGTCAGCACACGCTGAGGTGGCAGACGCCCAGAAAACAGCACATTTGAAAACGCCTCCGCACTTGTGGCCTGATATTCGAGGACTGCGGTTAAGCCACTAAGGCTTGCATGGGTTTTGGATGGAGCAGTGCTGGAATGGACTTCAAACCAGTGCACCAGGTAGAACAGACCACTCGGGATAGGGGGCAGGTAGTGTCAGTAGCTGACACTACCTGCCCCCTATCTTGACTTGTTTTCTTGACTGTGATACACAGCAAGACACTGAGAAACTGAATCAAAAGCAGGTCTGTAGCTTTTTAGAAACCTCCTCTGATCCCCTCCTTCGTTCCTTCCTTACTTTCATCCCTCCTCTTGTCCTTTTTAGCCTCCTCTCAAACAGCGTTTTTTCCAAGAAGCCCCATCCTGCTGCATCCATCAGGTCAGTCATTAAGGATGTCTACACAGGGGTATCCTTCCCTCACCACTGGCTTGATCAGTCAGTGCTGGTTTGCAATATGCTGGCCAGGAAGTATATCTAGAGCACAGACAGTTGCTCAAAGCTCCTGTTATCCCTCTAAATTTTTTCTCCATCACAGCAAATCTTCCGCTGAGCCCCAGAGAAAACGAGTTGTCCTAGAAAACATGGAACTTTTGCACCTTAATGCCCAGGAACCCTACTTTCTGTAGTGCCACTGATCTCAGAAAATACTGAATCTTTACGAGTAATGCCACTTGGATCCTGAATTGTGCttatttggatttatttgtctgtttggaTCCTGAACAGCAAAAGCAGTCGGCTCATGAATACGGAGATGGAAATCATCTGTGTTTGGGATTTTTGGGGCATTGCGTATGATTCTTTTTGATTTGTGGGGAGGATAAAAGCAATGGGATTTGTATACaagtgtgcgagagagagagagaaacgcACGACTTTGAGATTAAGATGTCAGTAGATTCACGACATTCTGTCTGTCTTGGTCatgttaaacacaaacacacgagtcAGACTGTGCTAAAAACAGACGGGCCCATTTTAAAGCCGCCACAGACATCTTGTACCTAGATGACGAGCTGTTAATCTGCTGTCCATGACAAGTACTTACCAAAGATGCCCTCTGACAGGGTTGTTTATGATTTATAAGGGCCCTCGGGTTCAGGCAGTGGAAtaaccaataaacaaatgtaGGTCACCAGTCTCTCAGGCAGGCACACACCTATTTCTAAAACCTCCAGTAAAATGTCtgcccttcctcttcacctcttcctctctcactcatCAGCTACATATGCTTTACACATAAAGGAATGCTTTATTACAAGGTGTAACTGTTTCAGTCGTATGACACATTTTTCCACAGTGCCGTACCTCATTCCTACCTTAAATCCTTTGCCTTTGATTACGCCCCAGGCCCAAATTTAGCCCAAGcctcaaagaaaaaacaaaacgacCATGACCCTCCGCTCCCAAACTCACTTATTATTCAACAGCAGCAGTACCCTGTAGTCCAGTGATAAGCAAAGTTGTACCCTAGTTGGAGATTTAGCTTCCGGCCCACATTTATcagcctattttttttttttttttttaacctcaaaAGTGGGGCAATACGGGGCTTCAACAGTCTGAGTTCGCCAGATCAAATGGGTGTCTTCCAGGGTTAGTTGTTTTAGTGCCAAATAGGGATAGATCCCAAAGGATAGTAGCACAAAGAGGGAATTTTGCACTAAAAATACCCACTTGATTTGGCtaactcagactgctgaagcctcgTATTAGCTTCGGCTGAATGTCAGAATGCAGTTTATCACAAAAGGAAGGGGTCACCTCAGGGCTGGTATGGTAAGGGAGAATGATTACAGCAACCAGTAACTCTCTGTGTGCATATGAGCATGTGAGAATATAATATTAAGATTTGAActtattctttatatttaccCTTAAAGCTGATGTCATTGTTATTAAAAtgagtgttaaatagctctgtattacaacagtaatcactgttatagaattgtgcagtaaaagagaaaagacattttctggtatccctgcctaCTTAATCCAATCGGGACACAGAACTCTATAAAGAGTCGGTCCTGTCTGCTTGGGCAAggtgcagagagcaggatccccCTGTCCTGGTACGTACACCGGCAGTGGCGGAAAagggaaagctaccaattccagcatCGGCGACGCTTACCACCAAACAGACCAGGCTAATGATGTACAAAATCCCGgacgatatatagtctcatatcatgataaagatatattgatatatttccCAGCTCTAGGGGGTTACAGTAATGTCAGGGGGATGACAACAAGACTTCAAGAGATAGTCCAGCACATAAACCCCCATATTATGTGTTCATGAGAttaagaggtgctggtaggctgATTTGggccaggctaactgtttcttcctgtttccagtttttatgctaaactaagccaACAGGCTGCTAGCCGTAGCTTCATATTGACCGTGCGGACATGACAGCGGTAACGATCTTCTCATTTAAATCTTGGCAAGAgtgaataaacatgtttccTAAATTGCCGTACTACTCCTTTTACCAAACTTCATCCTGAGCTCACAGAGTTCAGTGGGACAGGCGGCAGACAGAGTGCAGACCGCGCAGGATGGATGTGGGCGTTTGTGGCTGCAGGGCTTCAGCACTTGGGCTAAACATAGTCTGATTGGATAGTGGAAAGAAGTGGTGAAGTGTTTGGTCAGAGCGGATGGCCGACGTTATGTGGAAGCCCGGGTCACCAGATGACTGAATAGATTTAGACGGTTTGTGTGACTTACTGTGTCTGAGCAtgtctgtgtgcttttgtgAATGACTATTGCTTCTACTTAAGTTTTATTCGTGCCTACCAGTGAGCTCCGGGGCTGCATGAGCAACTCAGTGGAGCTGTGCCCGATGCCGTTAGGGATGCCGGCCGTTCGGTACATGGCGCCGACCGTGCGTCTCTTCCTGGCCTCCTTGGCCGCCTTCATCAGTTCCACCGTCACCCCAACTTCAGCGAAGTTCTGCACGCCTGCACTGGCTGGAGCGCCCTCCTCCCAGAGCCGAAAATGCCGATTATGGCTGACCgctaaagagagaaaagaaacacaagaaagaggagaagacagGAGTAAGATGCTTATTCGCTGGAATGCATATCAATGTCAATGAAACACCACAGAGCCTCAGCCAGACGGTGAGATCATTTTCACCATGGAGCCTGTATGTATGTCTATGGTTGCCTCCTACTTCCTGCAATTAAACAGATAATTCTGAAGGAATTGCCCACATGCATGTCTTTGGCATTATTGTACGGTTATAGTTACGTCCTTTCTCGATCTATCACTGATAAAACCACAGCACCGGCTGAAGCTGCCAGTAGATAGGTCAGGAGCTCGGAGTCAGCAGCCAGATGGAGGGCAAAactcttttaaacatttttttaaaactgttattgATACTTTTTCATTCTCTTTGAGCCGACAGAAccattttattcacattctcATATTTAGTCCTGGTTATCTATGAAATCTGTTGAGAATAAAGAGACTGATTTAGGTTAAACTGTTTCTACCGCAGGTTCTGGAGCTCCATATTGAAACCCACAGAGCCACTGGCCCGGGCCAGTGGTTTTAAGGGCAGAGTAAGGTTAGCCAGAAACACGCTGACAAATGCTCTGATGGTTCTGCCTTACCTCACTTTTCAGAGCTGCATACAGGCGCACATACACACCCGCTCATTTATACTTAAACACTCCTGACACAtgtgtttaacacacacaccgcacggagccacacacacaacctgccCAGCACACTTCACACACTATCTTGTTTCTCCCCAAACTGCCATTAGTTACGCACCTAATTGCATTTCCATCCTAACAAATTTCCCACAAGCGTCAAGACCTTGAAACTCAATAACACATCACGTTTAAGCCCCACCAAGACGTTAAAGCCCACTTCCCGCCCTCACTAAATTGCTCGTGTTTTTTCTTCGGCCAAGACAAACTCCATTCCCTCTTCATCTGGCAGCGTCCTTGGGCCCTCACCCCCAGGtctccacaataacacaaaaccaTCACAGGCCCCCAAACCCCTCGACAGGttatgcttttctttgtgctaCGACAAAATCAATTTCCAACTTTTGTCCCCTACCAGCCCACTGAGGcccttgtgttttctttcttttgggaCAAAGACCATTCCTTGTCCCCTGATGTGGAAAACTTGTGCTTAGTGTCAGTCTTCACCCTGactaagaaaataataaactgcCTAAGTTATTCTTACTTAAATGTATGAGTTTAATTCAAACACAGATCTGTCCTGGATGGGTTGAACCAGGTTGAACCAACTCTGAACCAGCTTAATCtagcaccagcccagaaccagcacttggttcGCTTTGGTCAAAAAGGGGTCTGTGAGACCTTGGACAGGGAATTCTCTTCACTAATATTAACAATGAGAGAAGTTGTCGACAAACGTCATTTCCACGATGTGTCTTATGGTTGTCTCCTTTGAACTATTGGCTCCACTGACTTTGGGTGTCTGGAGGCACAGATAAGATGAGCCTCAAAGAGATTTCAGACTTCCTAAAGTCTGCTCACAGAAGTATGCCAATTGTGTAGGACAGTGAGTAACCATAGCAACGTATGAATTACAACATTTTATGAGAC
This window of the Pagrus major chromosome 18, Pma_NU_1.0 genome carries:
- the spon2a gene encoding spondin-2a, with protein sequence MMSSEHLTCGWLQQLLVVLLKLCLSFAGPLRPLNATECTAKGPASYILVFTGHWSPQAFPKQYPLFRPPAQWSKLIAVSHNRHFRLWEEGAPASAGVQNFAEVGVTVELMKAAKEARKRRTVGAMYRTAGIPNGIGHSSTELLMQPRSSLLSLLVKMIPSPDWFVGVDSLNLCEGTQWKQEVTIDLQPYDSGTDSGFTFSSPNFPTSPPENITKITSQMPNHPANSFYYPRLKELPPIASIKITRQTRSPDRQAPMSNHILPNSISPQRFSATPLDCEVSLWSSWGLCLGPCSRGGVRHRTRYILLRPANAGVPCPELEEQAECVPHSCMRVQ